In the genome of Fibrobacter sp., one region contains:
- a CDS encoding GNAT family N-acetyltransferase translates to MSCGFEEQFVQAFETATLKGERVALVGLRESDVEAVYALVQESRDHLTPHLPWVKDTSIADIRKKARGWILAEQLSQGGCWCILEKNENGLPVGFIMLDVNLSNRSAAISYWLGKKFTGKGYATQALQLLSDFALKTLRLNRLEVFASVHNEKSAAVALRAGFKEEGVCRDYEMVGETFVDHRRFSLLKRDLTA, encoded by the coding sequence ATGTCCTGCGGATTTGAGGAACAGTTTGTACAGGCTTTTGAGACCGCGACCCTGAAAGGGGAGCGGGTTGCGCTTGTTGGCCTTAGGGAGTCTGACGTTGAGGCGGTTTATGCGTTGGTGCAGGAATCCCGCGATCACTTGACGCCACATCTTCCTTGGGTAAAGGATACCTCGATTGCAGACATCAGGAAAAAAGCTCGCGGCTGGATTCTTGCTGAGCAGCTTTCTCAGGGCGGCTGCTGGTGTATTCTTGAAAAAAACGAAAATGGTTTGCCAGTCGGCTTTATTATGCTGGATGTGAACTTGAGTAATCGCTCGGCGGCCATTAGCTACTGGCTTGGAAAAAAGTTTACGGGGAAGGGCTATGCCACCCAGGCCCTCCAGCTGCTTTCTGATTTTGCATTAAAAACGTTGCGCTTGAATCGACTGGAAGTTTTTGCCTCGGTTCATAACGAAAAAAGTGCGGCGGTGGCCCTGCGAGCCGGTTTTAAGGAAGAAGGCGTTTGTCGGGATTACGAAATGGTGGGCGAAACTTTTGTGGATCACCGTCGTTTTTCGCTTCTAAAACGCGATCTTACTGCATGA